A part of Antechinus flavipes isolate AdamAnt ecotype Samford, QLD, Australia chromosome 6, AdamAnt_v2, whole genome shotgun sequence genomic DNA contains:
- the LOC127540858 gene encoding olfactory receptor 10AG1-like, translating into MEYTEKVTEENLTVIVEFILLGFSDLPHLQGFLFGIFLIIYMTILIGNGLIIVITKVAPTLQTPMYFFLGNFSFLEICYTSVTLPRMLTHLWTQNRAISLIACAIQLSLFLILGVTESFLLAVMAYDRYVAICKPLYYPLIMNHKVCVQLVIVSWMTGIPIQLIQTYKVISLPFCFNELNHVFCDVPPLLKLACGNTSMQEFSVYAVAVLFGLVPFLIIVGFYFKIITTILKLPLVTGRQKAFSTCSSHLIVVSLFYGSGIITYFTPKSSQSGIEKVLSLFYTIVTPMFNPMIYSLKNKDVIAALKKLLIKILA; encoded by the coding sequence ATGGAATACACAGAAAAAGTGACAGAAGAAAATCTCACTGTCATAGTGGAATTTATTCTTCTGGGATTTTCTGACCTCCCACATCTCCAAGGGtttctatttggaatttttttaatcatctatATGACTATCCTCATAGGAAAtggtctcatcattgtcattaccAAAGTTGCTCCAACTCTCCAAACTCCCATGTACTTTTTCTTGGGTAACTTTTCCTTCCTGGAAATCTGTTATACATCAGTAACTCTCCCCAGAATGCTAACACACCTTTGGACACAGAACAGGGCAATTTCTTTGATAGCCTGTGCCATAcaactttcattatttcttattttgggaGTCACTGAAAGTTTCCTTCTGGCTGTGATGGCCTATGATCGCTATGTGGCCATTTGTAAGCCTCTGTACTATCCTCTTATTATGAACCACAAAGTTTGTGTCCAATTGGTGATTGTTTCCTGGATGACTGGGATTCCTATTCAATTAATACAGACATATAAGGtaatttctcttcccttctgctTTAATGAACTCAATCATGTTTTCTGTGATGTTCCTCCACTGCTAAAGTTAGCTTGTGGAAATACCTCCATGCAAGAGTTCTCTGTCTATGCTGTTGCTGTGCTATTTGGGTTAGTTCCCTTTCTCATAATTGTTGGATTCTATTTCAAAATTATCACCACTATTCTGAAGCTACCATTGGTTACAGGAAGACAAAAGGCCTTTTCTACTTGTTCTTCTCATCTCATAGTGGTGAGTTTATTCTATGGATCCGGTATTATTACATATTTCACACCCAAGTCAAGTCAATCAGGGATAGaaaaagttctctctctcttctacacCATTGTGACCCCTATGTTTAACCCCATGATATACAGCCTAAAAAACAAAGATGTTATTGCTGCATTAAAGAAATTACTAATCAAAATATTAGCCTAA
- the LOC127541077 gene encoding olfactory receptor 5F1-like gives MSGKNHTTVTEFILLGLTDSSELQVILFVLFLVIYTLTAVGNIGMIVLIILDSRLHTPMYFFLSNLSFTDVCYSSTIAPKMLADLMSKRKTISFAGCFLQMYVFIALATTESILFGLMAYDRYVAICNPLLYTVTMSRTVCLKMVAGAYTAGLLNSMINTSYLSSLSFCGSNVIHHFFCDSPPLFKISCSDTHMNESIFSMCAGINMVGTVLIIFTSYIYILVSIMRMHSREGRHKAFSTCASHLTAIILFYSTAIFTYLRPSSSYSLNQDKVASVFYTMVIPMLNPLIYSLRNKEVKKALKNVIMRKRIPDFI, from the coding sequence GAGTTCATCCTCCTGGGCTTAACAGACTCTAGTGAACTTCAGGTTATTCTCTTTGTGTTATTTTTGGTAATTTATACTCTCACTGCTGTGGGTAATATTGGAATGATTGTACTTATCATTCTAGACTCTCGACTGCACACTCCCATGTATTTCTTCCTGAGTAACTTGTCATTTACTGATGTATGTTATTCATCCACCATTGCTCCAAAGATGCTGGCAGATTTAATGTCTAAGAGGAAAACCATCTCTTTTGCTGGCTGCTTTCTACAAATGTATGTCTTCATTGCCTTGGCCACTACAGAGAGCATACTCTTTGGATTAATGGCCTATGATCGTTACGTAGCTATTTGTAACCCACTACTCTACACTGTTACCATGTCCAGGACTGTCTGTCTAAAGATGGTTGCAGGGGCCTACACAGCAGGATTACTTAATTCTATGATCAACACAAGTTATTTAAGTAGCTTATCATTTTGTGGTTCCAatgttattcatcattttttttgtgACAGTCCCCCActctttaaaatttcttgctCTGACACACACATGAATGAAAGTATTTTTTCTATGTGTGCTGGAATAAATATGGTAGGTACAGTGCTGATCATCTTCACTTCTTACATCTATATTCTTGTCTCCATCATGCGCATGCACTCCAGGGAAGGAAGGCACAAAGCCTTCTCAACTTGTGCCTCTCATCTGACAGccatcatattattttattcaactgCCATCTTCACTTATCTGAGACCTAGCTCTAGCTATTCAttgaatcaagataaagtggcttCTGTGTTCTACACAATGGTGATCCCCATGTTGAACCCTCTGATCTATAGCCTGAGAAACAAGGAGGTAAAGAAGGCCTTGAAGAATGTAATTATGAGAAAAAGGATTCCTGACTTCATTTGA